In Juglans regia cultivar Chandler chromosome 13, Walnut 2.0, whole genome shotgun sequence, the following proteins share a genomic window:
- the LOC108997484 gene encoding uncharacterized protein At4g14100-like produces the protein MASATKPITISIFLLLFFFTISLCKSREEDPTPAPWPHQFHSILFMNYSGSLQIIDLWYDWPKGRNFNIIQDQLGKLLYDLEWNNGTSFFYTLDSNKECRTSQIEVGILRPNWLDGAKYLGQRRVDGFLCNVWEKVDFIWYYEDVVTKRPVHWEFYTGRNAHVMAFEVGAVLEDARWQAPVYCFEKKRDDGGSDPTAQTVTNQRFSRAFTGWST, from the exons ATGGCGTCCGCGACCAAACCCATCACCATATCCATCTTTCTCCTGCTCTTCTTCTTTACCATTTCTCTCTGCAAATCCAGAGAGGAAGACCCAACACCAGCCCCATGGCCCCACCAATTCCACTCCATACTCTTCATGAACTACAGCGGATCCCTCCAGATAATCGATCTCTGGTACGACTGGCCCAAGGGCCGAAACTTCAACATCATCCAGGACCAGCTAGGTAAGCTCCTTTATGACCTCGAGTGGAACAACGGGACTTCCTTCTTCTACACATTGGATTCCAACAAAGAGTGCAGGACCTCGCAGATTGAGGTGGGCATTCTTCGCCCAAATTGGCTCGATGGTGCCAAGTACCTGGGTCAGCGCCGCGTCGATGGCTTCCTCTGCAACGTTTGGGAGAAGGTCGACTTCATTTGGTACTACGAGGATGTTGTCACTAAGAGACCTGTTCATTGGGAGTTTTACACTG GGAGGAATGCACATGTCATGGCGTTTGAAGTGGGAGCGGTGCTCGAGGATGCCCGGTGGCAAGCCCCTGTATACTGTTTTGAGAAGAAGCGTGATGATGGAGGATCCGACCCAACTGCACAAACTGTCACCAACCAGCGCTTCTCGAGAGCGTTTACTGGATGGAGTACTTAG